Proteins found in one Homalodisca vitripennis isolate AUS2020 chromosome 4, UT_GWSS_2.1, whole genome shotgun sequence genomic segment:
- the LOC124361228 gene encoding serine protease inhibitor dipetalogastin-like produces MLLLLAVWVTVTVTAVVANLPTPSDLHEMELSTFYADCSVYEDPALFGGPVCCSDGQTYANCVHMACLNHWRAPEHKVKLMSKGPCEETTLPPTWSPVYLPVCGLDNLTYANIDALVLHNENSGSGIEVQYEGECMNPTGSCLGVDVGFWKDAVCASNGRTYPSVTAVADMRRFGQCLDVLHDGGCTVEEVRERMKTRAEICELARSFYEYNPVCGNDDISYANPYIMLCFRPNVEEKYMGECDCPEHKACQAAVDIDSGAMECPGPVCGSDGLTYTSIHHLDCAKINDKHLFLLHEGPCSPADNPCVSMPPVDDGGSPVCGSDGVTYVNSYAIWCMQRKEDPYLRFFHDGPCFRRCVECSCNLSCPAV; encoded by the exons ATGTTGCTACTGTTAG CGGTGTgggtgacagtgacagtgacggCGGTGGTGGCTAACCTCCCCACACCCTCGGACCTTCACGAGATGGAGTTGTCCACATTCTACGCGGACTGCTCCGTGTACGAAGACCCTGCACTGTTCGGAGGCCCAGTGTGCTGCAGCGACGGTCAGACCTACGCCAACTGTGTGCACATGGCGTGTCTCAACCACTGGCGGGCACCAGAACATA AGGTGAAGTTGATGAGCAAGGGACCATGTGAGGAGACAACGCTCCCTCCAACCTGGTCACCGGTGTACCTGCCAGTCTGCGGCCTGGACAATCTCACGTACGCGAACATCGATGCTCTGGTGCTTCACAACGAGAATTCGGGCTCGG GTATCGAGGTGCAGTACGAGGGCGAGTGTATGAACCCCACCGGCTCCTGTCTGGGTGTGGACGTGGGGTTCTGGAAGGACGCCGTGTGTGCCAGTAACGGGCGAACTTACCCCAGCGTCACAGCCGTCGCGGACATGCGCAGATTTGGCCAGT GTCTGGACGTCCTGCATGACGGAGGGTGTACGGTGGAAGAGGTGAGGGAAAGGATGAAAACACGCGCAGAAATATGCGAGTTGGCCCGTAGCTTCTACGAGTACAACCCCGTCTGCGGCAATGATGACATCTCGTACGCCAACCCCTACATCATGCTTTGCTTCAGACCCA ACGTGGAGGAGAAGTACATGGGGGAGTGTGACTGCCCGGAACACAAGGCTTGTCAGGCAGCCGTGGACATTGACTCAGGAGCGATGGAATGTCCCGGCCCTGTGTGCGGCAGTGACGGTCTCACATACACCTCCATCCACCATCTCGACTGTGCCAAGATCAACGACAAAC ACCTGTTCCTACTACACGAGGGCCCGTGCAGCCCGGCCGACAACCCCTGTGTGTCGATGCCTCCGGTGGATGATGGTGGATCGCCGGTCTGCGGCTCTGACGGCGTCACCTACGTCAACAGCTACGCTATCTGGTGCATGCAGCGTAAGGAAGATCCTT ACCTCCGGTTCTTCCACGACGGCCCTTGCTTCAGACGATGTGTCGAGTGTTCCTGTAACCTGAGTTGTCCTGCCGTCTAA